A part of Fundulus heteroclitus isolate FHET01 chromosome 23, MU-UCD_Fhet_4.1, whole genome shotgun sequence genomic DNA contains:
- the LOC118557501 gene encoding uncharacterized protein LOC118557501, protein MKCSLESDEKTSDELHWYKQTTGNSLKIIVKLLENEKPSFGSEFLASRLNVTYKGRFSNLTIWKTTQEDEGIYHCALINWNKNTWRGTYLLIKGNNVGTSNYRVVQSSTVSDSLHPVEYVTLQCSVLSNFESKTCSGDISVFWFRSNTPDTDIIYIDGNKTEKYQKTIDQTRSVFNFTKKISSSDAGTYYCAVATCGEILFGNGTNLGIHGLSWSPEPIKVIYSLSAVLVISLIGMAVLMSSINGIKCGHCQESGKVQGNCGQNRQQRDEDRAMYSAAIFTMMKIDNKKPAERKMMFAAVKAFGL, encoded by the exons ATGAAATGTTCCTTAGAAAGTGATGAAAAGACCAGTGATGAACTCCACTGGTACAAACAAACTACAGGAAATTCGCTGAAAATAATTGTGAAGTTATTAGAAAATGAAAAGCCTAGTTTTGGATCTGAATTTTTGGCCTCAAGATTAAACGTCACATACAAAGGGAGGTTTAGCAATCTGACCATTTGGAAGACGACTCAAGAAGATGAAGGCATATATCACTGTGCTCTCATTAACTGGAACAAGAACACTTGGCGAGGGACCTATTTGCTTATAAAAG GAAACAACGTGGGAACATCAAACTACAGAGTAGTTCAGAGCTCCACGGTATCAGATTCCCTCCATCCAGTGGAATATGTCACTCTACAATGTTCGGTCCTCTCAAACTTTGAGAGCAAGACTTGTTCAGGTGATATCAGTGTCTTCTGGTTCAGATCAAATACGCCTGACACAGATATCATCTACATTGATGGAAACAAAACGGAAAAATATCAGAAGACAATTGATCAGACCAGAAGTGTATTTAACTTCACTAAGAAGATCAGCTCCTCTGATGCTGGGACATATTATTGTGCTGTGGCCACATGTGGAGAGATTCTATTTGGAAATGGAACTAACCTGGGAATTCATG GGTTATCCTGGTCACCGGAGCCCATCAAAGTTATTTATTCACTTTCTGCAGTCTTAGTCATAAGTCTGATTGGTATGGCTGTCCTCATGAGCTCCATCAATGGGATCAAATGTGGACATTGTCaag agtCTGGTAAGGTGCAGGGAAACTGTGGTCAGAACAGGCAACAG AGGGATGAAGACAGAGCGATGTATTCTGCTGCCATCTTCACCATGATGAAAATTGACAACAAGAAACCAGCAGAGAGAAAGATGATGTTTGCTGCAGTTAAAGCCTTTGGCCTTTAA